A stretch of the Gossypium hirsutum isolate 1008001.06 chromosome D07, Gossypium_hirsutum_v2.1, whole genome shotgun sequence genome encodes the following:
- the LOC107958594 gene encoding protein CREG1 isoform X2 has translation MKTKVFYCCLVLFFLGFQGYVDARLLVESKPDRDDTAAYARWLVSQNSWGILTTLSIELEGSPFGNVVSFSDGVPGKGTGVPYFYLTTLDPTARNALKDHRSSLAISEYPLGTCSNADPESPVCAKITLTGRLVLLEANSKEAEFARTALFTKHPEMKGWPKGHDFQVFKLEIEDIFMINWFGGPKPLTVDQYLKYKM, from the exons atgaaaaccaAAGTCTTTTACTGTTGTTTGGTCTTGTTTTTTCTGGGTTTTCAGGGTTATGTTGATGCAAGACTATTAGTAGAATCAAAACCGGATAGAGATGATACTGCTGCTTATGCTCGTTGGTTGGTCTCCCAGAATTCTTGGGGGATTTTAAC TACATTATCAATTGAGTTGGAAGGGTCACCATTTGG GAATGTCGTTTCGTTTAGTGATGGGGTACCTGGAAAAGGTACTGGTGTCCCATATTTCTATTTGACAACCCTTGATCCAACAGCAAGAAATGCATTAAAAGACCATCGGTCCTCACTTGCAATCAGTGAGTATCCGCTTGGAACTTGCAGCAATGCCGACCCAGAAAGCCCTGTGTGTGCAAAAATCACACTCACGGGAAGG TTGGTCCTACTTGAAGCAAACTCCAAAGAAGCAGAGTTCGCTCGAACTGCGCTGTTCACAAAGCATCCTGAAATGAAGG GGTGGCCTAAAGGTCACGATTTCCAGGTATTCAAATTGGAAATTGAAGACATTTTTATGATTAACTGGTTTGGCGGCCCTAAACCGCTCACAGTTGATCAATACCTCAAATACAAAAT GTGA
- the LOC107958594 gene encoding protein CREG1 isoform X1 — MKTKVFYCCLVLFFLGFQGYVDARLLVESKPDRDDTAAYARWLVSQNSWGILTTLSIELEGSPFGNVVSFSDGVPGKGTGVPYFYLTTLDPTARNALKDHRSSLAISEYPLGTCSNADPESPVCAKITLTGRLVLLEANSKEAEFARTALFTKHPEMKGWPKGHDFQVFKLEIEDIFMINWFGGPKPLTVDQYLKYKMNIFAIDK, encoded by the exons atgaaaaccaAAGTCTTTTACTGTTGTTTGGTCTTGTTTTTTCTGGGTTTTCAGGGTTATGTTGATGCAAGACTATTAGTAGAATCAAAACCGGATAGAGATGATACTGCTGCTTATGCTCGTTGGTTGGTCTCCCAGAATTCTTGGGGGATTTTAAC TACATTATCAATTGAGTTGGAAGGGTCACCATTTGG GAATGTCGTTTCGTTTAGTGATGGGGTACCTGGAAAAGGTACTGGTGTCCCATATTTCTATTTGACAACCCTTGATCCAACAGCAAGAAATGCATTAAAAGACCATCGGTCCTCACTTGCAATCAGTGAGTATCCGCTTGGAACTTGCAGCAATGCCGACCCAGAAAGCCCTGTGTGTGCAAAAATCACACTCACGGGAAGG TTGGTCCTACTTGAAGCAAACTCCAAAGAAGCAGAGTTCGCTCGAACTGCGCTGTTCACAAAGCATCCTGAAATGAAGG GGTGGCCTAAAGGTCACGATTTCCAGGTATTCAAATTGGAAATTGAAGACATTTTTATGATTAACTGGTTTGGCGGCCCTAAACCGCTCACAGTTGATCAATACCTCAAATACAAAAT GAACATATTTGCCATCGATAAGTGA
- the LOC107958593 gene encoding ferredoxin-thioredoxin reductase catalytic chain, chloroplastic gives MTLQATSCNFGAISSLLRPPKISRHRFVIRAEVEPSEKSVEIMRKFSEQYARRSGTYFCMDKGVTSVVIKGLAEHKDSLGAPLCPCRHYDDKAAEVNQGFWNCPCVPMRERKECHCMLFLTPDNDFAGQDQTITLEEIKETTANM, from the exons ATGACACTTCAAGCAACTTCCTGCAACTTTGGAGCCATTTCATCTCTGCTTCGTCCTCCTAAAATTTCCCGTCATCGTTTCGTGATCAGAGCTGAAg TGGAACCGTCAGAGAAATCTGTGGAAATCATGAGGAAATTCTCAGAACAATATGCACGTCGCTCAGGAACCTATTTCTGTATGGATAAGGGAGTTACTTCTGTTGTAATCAAG GGATTGGCGGAGCATAAAGATTCGTTGGGTGCGCCACTTTGCCCTTGTAG GCATTATGATGACAAAGCTGCCGAAGTCAATCAGGGATTTTGGAATTGTCCATGCGTTCCTATGAGAGAGAG GAAAGAATGTCACTGCATGCTCTTTCTCACTCCGGATAACGACTTTGCTGGCCAAGATCAG ACCATAACATTGGAAGAAATCAAGGAAACAACAGCAAACATGTAA
- the LOC107958592 gene encoding zinc finger AN1 domain-containing stress-associated protein 12, translating into MAGGTEAFPDLGKHCQFSGCHQLDFLPFKCQACHKVFCVEHRSCKSHECPEPEHNSRKVIICEICSTSIEITGKEDQEKMILEKHEKSGNCDPRKKKKPTCPVKRCKETLTFSNRTICKTCRLEVCLKHRFPADHACKQASSSTTPAAAAGGSWNEKFLVAFGLRNGKDCGKSGRPSSSTTPFLKAY; encoded by the exons atgGCCGGAGGAACCGAAGCTTTTCCTGATTTGGGTAAACATTGTCAATTTTCAGGTTGTCATCAATTAGATTTTCTTCCTTTCAAATGCCAAGCTTGTCATAAG GTGTTTTGTGTGGAACATAGATCGTGTAAGTCTCATGAATGTCCGGAACCGGAACATAACAGTAGGAAGGTGATTATTTGTGAAATCTGTTCTACGTCGATCGAAATAACGGGCAAAGAAGATCAAGAGAAGATGATATTGGAGAAACATGAGAAGTCTGGGAATTGTGAtccaaggaagaagaagaaaccaACTTGCCCCGTTAAAAGATGTAAAGAAACGTTGACATTCTCTAATAGAACCATTTGCAAGACATGTCGATTGGAGGTTTGTTTGAAACACCGGTTTCCAGCTGATCATGCTTGCAAACAGGCTTCTTCCTCCACCACTCCAGCGGCAGCCGCTGGAGGAAGCTGGAACGAGAAGTTCTTGGTGGCTTTTGGTTTAAGGAATGGGAAAGATTGTGGCAAGAGTGGGCGACCTTCATCATCGACTACTCCATTTTTAAAGGCCTATTAG